One window of Candidatus Acidulodesulfobacterium ferriphilum genomic DNA carries:
- the rlmB gene encoding 23S rRNA (guanosine(2251)-2'-O)-methyltransferase RlmB — translation MQAKMVRAGREGCKPVQLTIYGTNTIKEAVLSGKLRKTVYASEKKWKNGLIDKDLLKLIKAKSVKIEIKNDNIFIKEFGKEAFIKGIAATVEYNEKQYEELFESKDRRPPFYLILDEITDPQNLGSIIRTANCSGISGIIVPKSNSIFITSSVANVSQGALFYVDIVRVTNIARVIDDLKKRGVWVIGLSADSEGDIYSMDYNIPLAVVIGSEGKGLRRLTISKCESILKIPMVGNVNSLNAGISFAVMAYEVLRQRTYNKKTD, via the coding sequence ATGCAAGCAAAGATGGTTAGGGCGGGGAGGGAGGGATGTAAACCTGTGCAATTGACTATATACGGGACGAATACCATTAAAGAAGCGGTTCTTTCAGGCAAACTGCGAAAAACTGTTTATGCAAGCGAGAAAAAGTGGAAAAACGGCCTTATCGATAAGGATCTTTTAAAATTAATTAAAGCAAAAAGCGTTAAAATCGAAATAAAAAATGACAATATTTTTATAAAAGAGTTTGGCAAAGAGGCCTTTATAAAAGGTATAGCGGCAACCGTAGAATATAATGAAAAGCAGTACGAAGAGTTATTCGAGAGTAAAGACAGGCGGCCGCCATTCTATTTGATTTTAGATGAAATAACGGATCCGCAAAATTTAGGTTCTATTATCAGAACGGCTAATTGTTCAGGCATCTCGGGGATTATAGTGCCGAAGTCAAACTCTATTTTTATAACTTCTTCCGTTGCGAATGTTTCGCAAGGTGCGCTATTTTATGTCGATATCGTCAGGGTTACCAATATTGCCAGGGTTATAGACGACTTAAAAAAGCGGGGCGTTTGGGTTATAGGGCTGTCTGCAGATTCCGAAGGCGACATTTATTCAATGGATTATAATATTCCTCTGGCTGTTGTTATCGGTTCCGAGGGTAAGGGTTTAAGAAGGCTTACAATTTCAAAATGCGAAAGTATTTTAAAGATACCTATGGTCGGAAATGTAAACTCTTTAAATGCAGGGATTAGTTTTGCCGTTATGGCGTACGAAGTGCTAAGGCAGAGGACATATAATAAAAAAACGGATTAA
- the ftsE gene encoding cell division ATP-binding protein FtsE, with product MIEFNHVYKSYDKNYILRDLNFNVNKGEFIFITGPSGAGKTTTLKMLIALEKPTHGAIKFMDTELQNIKPKDIPFLRRKIGFVFQDFKLLPNRTVFQNVALGLEVSGIFGDVIVKNVTEILKAVELFIKKDEYPLSLSGGEQQRVAIARALVQNPQVLLADEPTGNLDEDTSKIIIDIIKSFNNKGTTVILATHDKNLIRMGRARTIDITKS from the coding sequence TTGATCGAATTTAATCATGTATATAAATCTTACGACAAGAATTATATATTAAGAGATTTGAATTTTAATGTTAATAAGGGCGAATTTATTTTTATAACCGGACCGTCCGGCGCGGGCAAAACTACAACTTTAAAAATGCTGATAGCCCTTGAAAAACCCACCCACGGGGCTATAAAATTTATGGATACGGAGCTTCAAAATATAAAGCCGAAAGACATACCGTTCTTAAGAAGAAAAATCGGTTTTGTGTTTCAGGATTTTAAACTCCTTCCGAACAGAACCGTTTTTCAGAATGTAGCTCTGGGGCTTGAGGTTTCGGGCATTTTTGGGGATGTAATCGTTAAAAATGTTACGGAAATATTAAAGGCCGTCGAATTATTTATAAAAAAAGATGAATATCCGTTAAGTTTATCGGGCGGGGAGCAGCAAAGGGTCGCCATAGCGAGAGCTCTGGTTCAAAATCCTCAAGTATTGCTTGCCGACGAACCTACGGGTAATTTAGATGAGGATACATCCAAAATTATCATAGATATAATAAAATCATTTAACAATAAAGGGACTACCGTAATATTAGCCACGCACGATAAAAATCTTATAAGAATGGGAAGGGCTCG
- a CDS encoding cold-shock protein, protein MRYQGKVKWFNDSKGFGFIEQENGQDVFVHYSAITQDGFKTLTEGQKVEFEITNGAKGPQAINVTKA, encoded by the coding sequence ATGAGGTACCAAGGGAAAGTGAAATGGTTTAACGACAGCAAAGGTTTTGGATTTATTGAACAAGAAAACGGACAGGATGTTTTCGTTCATTATTCTGCGATTACGCAGGACGGCTTTAAAACCTTAACAGAGGGACAAAAAGTAGAGTTTGAAATCACCAATGGCGCAAAGGGTCCACAAGCTATCAATGTAACAAAGGCTTAA
- a CDS encoding divergent polysaccharide deacetylase family protein — translation MLDLAKNKKGKNGGLKYKLFFILAGFFIIILFSVFIYKFFFLAQYGRPAKQYISPERLSRAALKTALYKKHPVKSLTGFFKKTLKDLDIPRRNIIVQHIALSVKAPVNRQNDLKDISIDFSKYNILISKGLDFNLIKNIFKSEFKKYIIPSKRPLSYYLYAVKHNSVCLYFYYKSHLFLKAVFIVKGQGNSGFNSIKQYVDSPKIALDIDDVGYDKSFINSLISLRTPITFAIFPYAPFSKQIDLMLHKAGYETIMHTPMEPVNTALFPGDGALFISMSKKEIRNKILTDISRLPFIDGANNHEGSLFTSDKEKICDSISVFKKRGLFFMDSLTDSNSFAYRCALKKGLPSAQRDVFIDDKPSVRYIKNQIKAAAALANTFKRVIVIGHPRQDTVAALMKEIPELKKEGYVFVPLCEFLR, via the coding sequence ATATTAGACTTGGCTAAAAATAAAAAAGGCAAAAATGGCGGGTTAAAATATAAATTATTTTTTATATTGGCCGGTTTTTTTATAATTATCCTTTTTTCCGTTTTTATTTATAAATTTTTCTTTTTAGCGCAATACGGCAGGCCTGCAAAACAATATATCAGCCCTGAAAGGTTAAGCAGGGCGGCTTTAAAGACAGCCCTTTATAAAAAGCATCCCGTAAAGAGTTTAACCGGTTTCTTCAAAAAGACATTAAAAGATCTGGATATCCCGCGCCGCAACATTATAGTCCAGCATATCGCTTTAAGCGTTAAGGCGCCGGTAAACCGGCAAAATGATTTGAAAGATATAAGCATAGACTTTTCTAAATATAATATTTTAATATCAAAAGGCCTTGATTTTAATCTAATTAAAAATATTTTTAAAAGCGAGTTTAAAAAATATATAATACCGTCCAAAAGACCTCTCAGCTATTATTTATACGCCGTAAAACATAACAGCGTGTGTCTTTATTTTTATTATAAATCACATCTTTTCCTTAAAGCGGTTTTTATAGTAAAAGGGCAGGGTAACAGCGGGTTTAATTCTATCAAGCAGTATGTGGACTCTCCTAAAATAGCTCTGGATATAGATGATGTGGGTTATGATAAGTCTTTTATAAACAGTTTAATTTCGTTGCGCACCCCGATAACTTTCGCAATTTTTCCTTACGCTCCTTTTTCCAAACAAATAGATTTAATGCTTCATAAAGCGGGATACGAAACCATAATGCATACTCCTATGGAGCCGGTTAATACAGCGCTTTTCCCGGGAGACGGGGCGCTGTTTATTTCGATGAGTAAAAAAGAGATAAGAAATAAAATTTTAACCGATATAAGCAGGCTCCCGTTTATCGATGGAGCAAATAATCATGAGGGTTCTTTGTTTACATCCGATAAGGAAAAAATCTGCGATTCGATATCCGTTTTCAAAAAACGGGGTTTATTTTTTATGGACAGCCTGACCGATTCCAATAGTTTTGCATACAGGTGCGCGTTAAAGAAGGGACTTCCTTCCGCGCAGAGGGATGTATTTATCGACGATAAGCCGTCGGTTAGGTATATAAAAAATCAAATTAAGGCTGCCGCGGCTTTAGCCAATACATTCAAGAGGGTTATAGTTATAGGCCATCCGAGGCAGGATACGGTAGCGGCTTTGATGAAAGAGATTCCGGAGCTTAAGAAAGAAGGGTATGTTTTTGTTCCGCTATGCGAATTTTTAAGATAA
- the thiE gene encoding thiamine phosphate synthase: MNRFNFQIITKDFDITEYKTYLGELSRIAVKSHADVLQLRNKQLTARDIYYAALYIKNLLNKFSSDRKPLLIVNDRPDIAACAGADGVHIGQDDFPLAMIKKNYPNLIVGVSADNLKQALDAQNNGADYIGAGPVYGTSSKIDAGNIMSPEILKTICRNVKIPVIAIGGINTYNIEELAAYGVKGAAVISAVSDSINPLETAVAFRRNIDKMTGVKNIDRI; the protein is encoded by the coding sequence ATGAATAGATTTAATTTTCAAATAATAACTAAGGACTTCGATATAACCGAGTATAAAACATATTTGGGTGAATTGTCAAGAATAGCCGTAAAAAGCCATGCCGATGTATTGCAGCTGAGAAATAAACAATTGACTGCCAGAGATATTTACTATGCGGCTCTGTACATAAAAAACCTTTTAAATAAATTTAGCTCTGACAGAAAACCGCTGTTAATCGTGAACGATAGGCCGGATATTGCGGCCTGCGCAGGGGCGGACGGCGTCCACATCGGACAGGATGATTTTCCTTTAGCAATGATAAAAAAAAATTATCCAAACTTAATTGTCGGCGTGAGCGCGGACAATCTAAAACAGGCGCTGGATGCTCAAAATAACGGGGCGGATTACATCGGAGCGGGGCCGGTTTACGGCACTTCTTCCAAAATAGATGCCGGAAACATTATGAGTCCCGAAATTCTAAAAACAATTTGCCGCAATGTAAAAATACCGGTTATTGCTATCGGCGGCATAAACACTTATAATATTGAAGAGTTGGCCGCGTACGGCGTAAAAGGCGCCGCGGTCATAAGCGCCGTTTCGGATTCTATAAATCCGTTAGAAACGGCCGTTGCCTTCAGGCGGAACATCGATAAAATGACGGGGGTAAAAAATATTGATCGAATTTAA
- the pyrF gene encoding orotidine-5'-phosphate decarboxylase: MKNFKEKVIIALDYNNLDAVRGILERLKGEACFYKIGPVLFTSCGIQSVKLIRDYGCKIFLDLKFHDIPNTVYNAVKSAGELGVDIINVHASGGVNMMKSAKKGGIEAAKKTGKNIDVIGVTVLTSLAQEDLRDIFYYQGHGVNSENPKSGDAGNVGSLVLHLAGLAKISGLDGVVCSGYESLEIKKVLGDNFKTIVPGIRLAGSGYAAEVHRDAGAAIATEGENIKGGTRRDDQKRVITPSMAFNSKADYIVAGREITASNDPLTALKAIYNDIERFAERT, translated from the coding sequence ATGAAAAATTTTAAAGAAAAGGTCATAATCGCATTAGATTATAATAATCTGGACGCGGTAAGGGGCATACTGGAAAGACTTAAAGGGGAAGCCTGTTTTTATAAAATAGGACCTGTTCTTTTTACATCCTGCGGCATTCAAAGTGTTAAGCTGATAAGAGATTACGGGTGTAAGATATTTTTAGATCTTAAATTTCACGATATCCCGAATACCGTTTATAATGCCGTTAAATCTGCAGGGGAGTTAGGCGTCGATATAATAAATGTTCACGCCTCCGGAGGCGTGAACATGATGAAATCGGCAAAAAAAGGGGGGATAGAGGCGGCAAAGAAAACGGGTAAAAATATCGATGTTATCGGTGTGACGGTACTTACCAGTTTAGCGCAGGAGGATTTACGGGATATTTTTTACTATCAGGGGCATGGCGTTAATTCCGAAAATCCAAAATCAGGTGATGCGGGTAATGTCGGAAGTTTAGTTTTACATCTGGCAGGATTAGCCAAAATTTCCGGTCTTGACGGGGTTGTGTGTTCGGGATACGAATCCCTTGAAATAAAAAAGGTTTTAGGCGATAACTTTAAGACGATTGTCCCGGGAATAAGGCTGGCAGGGAGCGGTTATGCAGCGGAAGTTCATCGGGACGCCGGAGCCGCCATTGCCACGGAAGGAGAAAATATTAAAGGCGGCACACGGAGAGACGACCAGAAAAGAGTGATAACCCCTTCCATGGCATTTAATTCTAAAGCGGACTATATTGTCGCAGGAAGGGAGATTACAGCCTCCAATGACCCGTTAACGGCTTTAAAGGCAATTTATAACGATATCGAAAGATTTGCCGAAAGAACATAA
- a CDS encoding S41 family peptidase, with translation MGKFLSGRSVKPVLFFIFVVLILALANSNYCFAKDNKEALNANTVKSLRLFSRVYTLIKNNYIKKESSKKLIFGAIEGMVSTLDPHTYFLTPSEFRQMKSETSGEFVGIGIKISTKNHYIVVISPIDGSPAARAGIKAGDIIEKINNISTYNMNIMRAVGLLHGRAGTAVNLWIERKGFKKPKVFKLVRENIILKSVKYMILPHHIGYVRISSFQDHTNSQLLKALKIITLKENGIKGLIIDLRNNPGGLLNQAVKVCSDFIKSGVIVYTKGRIKSQDEKYFALGKRPPFKYPVVVLVNSGTASAAEITAGSLQAHKRAIVVGTQTFGKGSVQTVYTLPDGTGIGLTTAFYFLPNGVSVQDTGVIPNFVIHSSKDFIFVKPLPKLREVDLRHHFKNPESKKIKERYNYKAFKVYYKKDDQFRFAYELLKSWNSIKSIGVY, from the coding sequence ATGGGTAAGTTTTTGAGCGGGCGGTCAGTCAAGCCTGTGTTGTTTTTTATTTTTGTCGTTCTGATTTTAGCCCTTGCAAATAGCAATTATTGCTTTGCAAAAGACAATAAAGAGGCATTGAACGCAAATACCGTTAAAAGCCTGAGGCTTTTTTCGAGGGTTTACACTTTAATAAAAAATAATTATATAAAAAAAGAAAGCTCTAAGAAACTTATCTTTGGAGCGATAGAAGGCATGGTATCCACGCTGGATCCGCATACTTATTTTCTTACCCCGAGCGAATTCAGGCAAATGAAATCGGAAACATCGGGAGAGTTCGTCGGAATCGGCATTAAGATTTCCACTAAAAACCATTATATCGTCGTAATATCGCCTATCGACGGTTCGCCCGCCGCCAGAGCGGGCATTAAAGCCGGCGATATTATCGAAAAAATTAATAATATCTCGACATATAATATGAATATTATGAGGGCGGTAGGCCTTCTGCACGGCAGGGCGGGAACCGCCGTCAACCTTTGGATAGAACGCAAAGGTTTTAAAAAGCCCAAGGTATTTAAACTTGTCAGGGAGAATATAATATTAAAAAGCGTGAAATATATGATACTGCCTCATCATATAGGTTATGTCAGGATTTCGAGTTTTCAGGATCATACAAACAGCCAGCTTTTAAAAGCATTAAAAATTATAACCCTAAAGGAGAACGGGATTAAGGGGTTAATTATCGATTTAAGAAATAATCCAGGAGGTCTTTTAAATCAAGCGGTTAAGGTTTGCAGCGATTTTATAAAAAGCGGGGTAATAGTCTATACGAAGGGAAGGATAAAATCTCAGGATGAAAAATATTTTGCTTTAGGAAAGAGGCCGCCTTTTAAATATCCGGTGGTTGTCCTTGTCAATTCCGGAACCGCCAGCGCCGCCGAAATTACCGCCGGAAGTCTTCAGGCGCATAAAAGGGCTATCGTGGTTGGAACGCAAACATTTGGCAAGGGTTCCGTTCAGACGGTTTACACCCTTCCGGATGGCACGGGCATCGGTCTGACGACGGCCTTTTATTTTTTGCCGAACGGCGTCTCGGTTCAAGATACGGGCGTGATACCTAATTTTGTCATTCACAGTTCAAAGGATTTTATATTTGTAAAACCCCTTCCTAAGTTAAGGGAGGTCGATTTAAGACATCACTTTAAAAATCCTGAAAGCAAGAAAATAAAAGAAAGATATAACTATAAGGCATTTAAGGTATATTATAAAAAAGACGATCAGTTCAGGTTTGCTTATGAACTTCTTAAAAGCTGGAATTCTATTAAAAGTATCGGAGTATATTAG